A genome region from Proteus vulgaris includes the following:
- the gss gene encoding bifunctional glutathionylspermidine amidase/synthase: protein MNVKDIIRHEPFGTLLGYAPGGVAIYSSDYSSIDKEDYAANDSFRSYIGNEYMGHKWQCVEFARRFLYLHYGAVFTDVGMAYEIFSLRFLRKTIDDDILPLQAFPNGSKQPPAVGALLIWQEGGEFKVTGHVAVITEVLKDKIRIAEQNVIHTRLPAGQQWTRELPLKETNNGYFIQDTFDNTTLLGWMIQTEPNAYSLPQPKIMPELLNIHAEQLDNKGQLDGKWLDESSPLEKAYVDAQHGHIINQNSYEYFTISESAEQELIRASNEMHLMYLHATEKVLKDDKLLRLFDIPEVLWPRIRLSWQNRRHQMITGRLDFCMDERGVKVYEYNADSASCHTEAGLIIEKWAQKGGIKAGFNPGERLLDALADAWKHCDAKPFVHILQDDDSEEDYHALFMQQALTQAGYHSKILRGLDELHWNSRGQLIDADKRVVECVWKTWAWETALNQLREESEQQALIPIRTGHPEGEVRLVDVLLRPEITVFEPLWTLIPSNKAILPILWQLFPDNPYLLDTDFTVTPRLAQSGYAVKPIAGRCGSNIGLVDHKENVLDETNGQFDHQENIYQELWCLPKVANRYIQVCTFTVGGHYGGCCLRSDPTLVIKKESDIEPLIVIEDKHFLAK from the coding sequence ATGAATGTAAAAGATATCATTCGTCATGAACCATTTGGAACATTGCTAGGCTATGCGCCGGGTGGTGTCGCGATTTACTCTTCAGATTACAGCAGTATTGATAAAGAAGACTATGCCGCTAATGATTCATTCCGTAGTTATATTGGTAATGAATATATGGGGCACAAGTGGCAGTGTGTTGAGTTTGCACGCCGTTTTCTCTATTTGCATTATGGCGCTGTATTTACTGATGTGGGAATGGCTTATGAGATCTTCTCACTGCGTTTTTTACGTAAAACCATCGATGACGATATATTACCATTACAAGCTTTTCCAAATGGTAGCAAACAACCGCCTGCTGTGGGCGCTTTGCTGATTTGGCAAGAAGGTGGAGAGTTTAAAGTAACAGGGCATGTTGCTGTGATTACTGAAGTGCTTAAAGATAAAATTCGTATTGCGGAACAAAATGTTATTCACACTAGATTACCAGCAGGGCAACAGTGGACTCGAGAATTACCCCTTAAAGAGACGAATAACGGTTATTTTATTCAAGATACCTTCGATAATACAACGCTACTAGGTTGGATGATCCAAACAGAGCCTAATGCTTATAGCCTTCCTCAACCTAAAATAATGCCAGAATTACTCAATATTCATGCTGAACAGCTTGATAATAAAGGTCAATTAGATGGCAAATGGTTAGATGAAAGTTCGCCTCTAGAAAAAGCTTACGTCGATGCGCAACATGGCCATATTATCAATCAAAATAGTTATGAATATTTCACCATTTCAGAAAGTGCAGAACAGGAACTTATTCGTGCAAGTAATGAAATGCATTTGATGTATTTGCATGCAACTGAAAAAGTGTTGAAAGACGATAAGTTACTGCGTTTATTCGATATTCCTGAAGTATTATGGCCTCGTATTCGTTTGTCATGGCAAAACAGACGCCATCAAATGATCACAGGACGATTAGATTTTTGTATGGATGAACGTGGTGTCAAAGTTTATGAATATAATGCTGACTCTGCCTCTTGCCATACAGAAGCAGGCTTAATCATCGAAAAATGGGCACAGAAAGGTGGAATTAAAGCGGGCTTTAATCCCGGCGAACGATTACTTGATGCATTAGCAGATGCTTGGAAACATTGTGATGCAAAACCTTTTGTGCATATTCTTCAAGATGATGATAGTGAAGAAGATTATCACGCTCTCTTTATGCAACAAGCACTGACTCAGGCAGGTTATCACAGTAAAATTCTACGTGGATTAGATGAGCTTCATTGGAATAGTCGTGGTCAATTGATTGATGCAGACAAGCGGGTTGTTGAATGCGTTTGGAAAACATGGGCTTGGGAAACGGCGTTAAACCAACTAAGAGAAGAGAGTGAGCAACAAGCACTTATCCCGATTCGGACAGGACATCCTGAAGGTGAAGTCCGCTTGGTTGATGTGCTTTTACGTCCTGAAATTACAGTTTTTGAACCGCTTTGGACGCTTATTCCTAGTAATAAAGCGATCCTACCTATTCTATGGCAATTGTTCCCTGATAACCCTTATTTATTAGATACGGATTTCACGGTGACACCGCGTCTTGCTCAAAGTGGTTATGCAGTTAAACCAATAGCGGGTCGTTGTGGTAGTAACATTGGGTTAGTTGATCACAAAGAGAATGTGTTAGATGAGACCAATGGCCAATTTGATCATCAAGAAAATATTTACCAAGAACTATGGTGCTTACCAAAAGTGGCAAATCGTTATATCCAAGTTTGCACCTTTACTGTTGGTGGGCATTATGGTGGTTGTTGTTTACGTTCAGATCCAACGTTAGTGATTAAAAAAGAGAGTGATATTGAACCGTTAATTGTGATTGAAGATAAACACTTTTTAGCTAAATAA
- the dsdC gene encoding DNA-binding transcriptional regulator DsdC translates to MFESSNVILRNKRLSSYQLARLHTFEATGRHLSFALAAEELSLTPSAISHRINTLEEELGIKLFNRFHRRIELTEEGERIYWALKKTLEDINQEILDIHNQEISGILTVYSRPSIAQCWLVPRISDFTERYPSIELNLLTGNDDINFRGYGIDLAIYFDDKTLQNLYCEDLISESIIPVCSPKYAKKHELIGNIHHLSNCTLLHDRQAWSNNSDFDEWRAWGEYMGLSLFPHRSNICFDRSDLAVIAAVNHSGVAMGRKRLVQKQLASKELIIPFNNSEFLCAQRYYLVTRNEKNNAKVQLFIQWLKKQIRESM, encoded by the coding sequence ATGTTTGAATCTTCTAACGTGATTTTAAGAAATAAACGATTATCCAGTTATCAATTAGCAAGACTTCACACTTTTGAAGCAACAGGTCGCCATCTTTCATTCGCTTTAGCGGCAGAAGAACTGTCATTAACCCCCAGTGCCATTAGCCACCGAATTAATACATTAGAAGAAGAGTTAGGCATTAAGCTCTTTAACCGCTTTCATCGCCGAATAGAGTTAACAGAAGAAGGTGAACGCATTTATTGGGCACTTAAAAAAACACTCGAAGATATTAACCAAGAAATTTTAGATATTCATAATCAAGAAATCTCGGGTATTCTCACCGTATATTCACGCCCCTCTATTGCCCAATGTTGGTTAGTTCCTCGTATTTCAGATTTTACTGAGCGTTACCCATCTATTGAATTAAATCTACTTACAGGAAATGATGATATTAACTTTCGAGGTTATGGTATTGATCTCGCAATCTATTTTGATGATAAGACACTGCAAAATCTATATTGCGAAGATTTAATTTCAGAATCTATTATTCCTGTATGTAGCCCTAAATACGCTAAAAAACATGAGCTTATTGGTAATATTCATCATCTTTCTAATTGTACTTTGCTACATGATAGACAAGCTTGGAGTAATAATTCTGATTTCGACGAATGGCGAGCTTGGGGTGAATATATGGGACTTTCACTTTTTCCTCATCGTAGCAATATCTGTTTTGATCGCTCTGATCTTGCTGTTATTGCCGCAGTTAACCACTCAGGCGTGGCAATGGGCAGAAAACGTTTAGTACAAAAACAACTGGCTAGTAAAGAATTAATTATTCCTTTTAATAATAGTGAGTTTTTATGTGCTCAGCGTTATTATCTTGTCACTCGAAATGAAAAGAATAATGCTAAAGTACAGCTTTTCATTCAGTGGCTGAAAAAACAAATTAGGGAAAGCATGTAA
- the dsdX gene encoding D-serine transporter DsdX, protein MDSTLWVLGTLIMSILLIVFTIIKFKFHPFLALLLASFFVGTAMKMNPLEMVNAIENGIGGTLGFLAAIIGLGTILGKMMEISGAAERIGITLQKCRWLSPDVIMVLVGLICGITLFVEVGVVLLIPLAFSIAKKTNTSLLKLAIPLCTALMAVHCIVPPHPAALFVTNELGADMGTVIVAGLAVGLVASLVGGPLFLKMLGERLPFKTVPEEFSDMEIREEKDLPSLGATLFTVLLPIVLMLIKTAAELNMTKGTSVYTALQFIGNPITAMFIAAFVAYYVLGIRRNMGMNTLLKKTEDSFSSIANILLIIGAGGAFNGILKGSGLSESLALILSNLDMHPILLAWLVAIILHAAVGSATVAMMGATAIVAPLMPLYPDISPEIITLAIGSGAIGCTIVTDSLFWLVKQYCNATLSETFRFYSVATFIASFVALGGTFMLSFVI, encoded by the coding sequence ATGGATTCAACGTTATGGGTGCTAGGTACTCTTATAATGAGTATCTTGCTCATTGTTTTTACTATAATAAAATTTAAGTTTCACCCGTTTTTAGCGTTACTATTGGCGAGCTTCTTTGTGGGGACAGCAATGAAGATGAACCCTTTAGAAATGGTAAATGCGATTGAAAATGGTATTGGCGGTACGTTAGGGTTTTTAGCGGCAATTATCGGTTTAGGCACTATTCTGGGTAAGATGATGGAAATATCAGGTGCCGCAGAACGCATCGGTATTACATTACAAAAATGCCGTTGGTTATCTCCAGACGTTATTATGGTATTGGTTGGTCTTATTTGTGGTATTACACTCTTTGTTGAAGTGGGTGTGGTATTACTTATTCCTCTTGCTTTCTCAATTGCGAAAAAAACAAATACCTCATTATTAAAGTTAGCCATTCCACTATGTACAGCATTAATGGCCGTTCACTGTATTGTTCCTCCTCATCCTGCTGCACTATTCGTGACTAATGAATTAGGGGCAGATATGGGAACTGTTATTGTTGCAGGTCTTGCTGTTGGTTTAGTCGCGTCTTTAGTCGGTGGTCCTTTATTCTTAAAAATGTTAGGCGAGCGCTTACCATTTAAAACTGTGCCTGAAGAATTTTCTGATATGGAAATTCGTGAAGAAAAAGATTTACCTTCATTAGGTGCCACACTATTTACTGTTTTATTACCTATTGTTCTGATGCTGATAAAAACAGCCGCAGAATTAAATATGACTAAAGGTACATCGGTTTATACCGCATTACAGTTTATTGGTAACCCTATTACTGCGATGTTTATTGCCGCTTTTGTTGCTTATTATGTGTTAGGTATTCGCCGTAATATGGGCATGAATACGTTATTGAAGAAAACAGAAGATAGCTTTAGCTCTATTGCCAATATCTTATTAATTATTGGTGCGGGTGGGGCTTTTAATGGCATTTTAAAAGGTAGTGGTTTAAGTGAATCTTTAGCACTAATTCTTTCTAACTTAGATATGCATCCTATTTTATTGGCTTGGTTAGTCGCCATTATCCTTCATGCTGCAGTGGGTTCTGCAACCGTTGCAATGATGGGCGCGACGGCAATTGTTGCACCTTTAATGCCTTTATATCCAGACATTAGCCCTGAAATTATTACATTAGCAATTGGTTCAGGTGCTATTGGTTGTACCATCGTCACAGACTCACTGTTTTGGCTAGTCAAACAGTATTGTAATGCAACTTTAAGTGAAACTTTTCGTTTTTACAGTGTCGCGACCTTTATTGCCTCCTTTGTCGCATTAGGCGGTACATTTATGCTTTCTTTTGTCATATAA
- a CDS encoding D-serine ammonia-lyase, with protein sequence MSHIDINKLISQFPLVRDLVDLKEVVWFNPKVTTTDQGLPYVGLTQDDVIDAQARLQRFAPYLAKAFPETAVTQGIIESEVVDIPKMKIALEQRYNTSISGQLRLKKDSHLPISGSIKARGGIYEVLTHAEKLAINAGLLSTDDNYEKLFSDKFREFFSQYSIAVGSTGNLGMSIGIMSAKLGFSVSVHMSADARQWKKDKLRSHGVNVVEYEQDYSIAVEEGRKAAEKDPNCFFIDDENSKTLFLGYAVAGLRLKRQFEEQGVRVDSEHPLFVYLPCGVGGGPGGVAFGLKLAFGDAVHCLFAEPTHSPCMLLGVYTQLHEGISVQEMGIDNVTAADGLAVGRASGFVGRAMERLIDGYYTIDDQALYDLLSLLNKEEGIKLEPSALAGMVGAVHVTQAKDYLQGLSLDSQKMQNATHLVWATGGGMVPADEMQKYLAQGK encoded by the coding sequence ATGAGCCATATAGATATAAATAAATTAATCAGTCAGTTTCCACTCGTTCGTGACTTAGTGGACTTAAAAGAAGTGGTTTGGTTTAACCCAAAAGTGACCACCACTGACCAGGGACTTCCATATGTTGGTTTAACGCAAGATGATGTCATTGATGCGCAAGCACGACTACAACGTTTTGCACCTTATTTAGCTAAAGCATTTCCAGAAACAGCGGTTACTCAAGGAATTATTGAATCAGAAGTGGTTGATATTCCTAAAATGAAAATTGCGCTTGAACAGCGTTATAACACATCCATTAGCGGTCAGTTGCGTTTGAAAAAGGATAGTCATCTTCCTATTTCAGGTTCAATTAAAGCACGTGGTGGGATTTATGAAGTATTGACTCATGCTGAGAAATTGGCGATCAACGCGGGATTATTAAGTACAGATGATAATTATGAAAAATTATTTTCTGATAAATTCCGTGAATTCTTTAGCCAATACAGTATCGCCGTAGGCTCAACAGGCAACTTAGGTATGTCTATTGGGATCATGAGTGCGAAATTAGGCTTTAGCGTGAGTGTTCATATGTCTGCTGATGCACGTCAGTGGAAAAAAGATAAATTACGTTCTCATGGCGTTAATGTTGTTGAATATGAACAAGATTACAGTATTGCGGTAGAAGAAGGTCGCAAAGCAGCAGAGAAAGATCCTAACTGTTTCTTTATTGATGATGAAAACTCAAAAACATTGTTCTTGGGTTATGCCGTAGCGGGATTACGTTTAAAACGCCAATTTGAAGAACAAGGTGTTCGTGTCGATAGTGAACATCCTTTGTTTGTGTATCTGCCTTGTGGTGTTGGTGGTGGCCCTGGGGGGGTTGCTTTTGGGTTAAAACTGGCATTTGGTGATGCAGTACACTGTTTATTTGCAGAGCCTACACATTCACCTTGTATGTTATTGGGTGTTTACACTCAGTTACATGAAGGCATCTCTGTACAAGAGATGGGCATCGATAACGTCACTGCCGCTGATGGTCTTGCTGTTGGCCGTGCATCAGGCTTTGTTGGTCGAGCAATGGAGCGGTTAATTGATGGTTATTACACTATCGATGACCAAGCGCTTTATGACTTACTCAGCTTATTAAATAAAGAAGAAGGGATTAAATTAGAACCGTCGGCTTTAGCGGGAATGGTCGGTGCTGTACATGTCACTCAAGCTAAAGATTATCTGCAAGGTTTATCACTAGATAGTCAAAAAATGCAAAATGCAACGCATTTAGTATGGGCAACGGGAGGAGGGATGGTACCTGCGGATGAAATGCAAAAATATCTCGCTCAAGGGAAATAG
- the fbpC gene encoding ferric ABC transporter ATP-binding protein — protein sequence MTQQHFVELKNVIKRFGTNTVIEDLSLSIPQGKMVSLLGPSGCGKTTVLRLVAGLEKPTEGKIFIDGEDVTDRSIQQRDICMVFQSYALFPHMSLGENIGYGLKMLGRPKAEIKQRVSEALELVDLAGFEDRFVDQISGGQQQRVALARALILKPKVLLFDEPLSNLDANLRRSMREKIRELQQQFNITSLYVTHDQSEAFAVSDMVLVMNKGKIMQLGSPQTLYRQPASEFMASFMGDANLFPATLGADYVDIFQYRLPKPDTFNTNKTEVRVGVRPEAITLSQQGDACQQCKIVHVAYMGPQYEVTVEWQNQTLLLQVNATQLQPNVGDSYYLQIHPYGMFILE from the coding sequence ATGACACAACAACATTTCGTTGAACTGAAAAATGTCATTAAGCGTTTTGGCACTAACACAGTAATTGAAGATCTCAGTTTGTCTATTCCACAAGGCAAAATGGTTTCATTATTAGGACCTTCAGGTTGCGGTAAAACAACGGTGTTACGTTTAGTGGCGGGGTTAGAAAAACCGACAGAAGGTAAAATTTTCATCGATGGTGAAGATGTGACTGACCGCTCTATCCAGCAACGTGATATCTGTATGGTATTTCAATCTTATGCCCTTTTCCCTCATATGTCTTTGGGAGAAAATATTGGCTATGGCTTAAAAATGCTAGGACGTCCTAAAGCTGAAATTAAACAACGTGTCTCTGAAGCTTTAGAACTGGTGGATTTAGCGGGCTTTGAAGACCGCTTTGTTGACCAAATATCGGGTGGACAGCAACAACGTGTCGCCTTAGCGCGTGCGTTAATTTTGAAACCTAAAGTGCTGCTTTTTGATGAGCCATTAAGTAACCTTGATGCTAACTTACGTCGTAGTATGAGAGAGAAAATTCGTGAGTTACAACAACAGTTTAATATTACCTCTCTTTATGTCACCCATGACCAAAGTGAAGCCTTTGCAGTTTCTGATATGGTTTTAGTAATGAATAAAGGGAAGATAATGCAATTAGGTTCACCGCAAACTCTTTATCGCCAACCCGCGTCTGAATTTATGGCAAGTTTTATGGGAGATGCAAACTTATTCCCAGCCACATTGGGCGCTGATTATGTTGATATCTTCCAATATCGTTTGCCAAAGCCAGATACGTTTAATACAAATAAAACAGAAGTTAGAGTCGGAGTGAGACCTGAAGCTATCACTTTATCTCAACAAGGCGATGCCTGTCAGCAATGTAAAATTGTCCATGTCGCTTATATGGGGCCTCAATATGAAGTGACCGTAGAATGGCAAAATCAAACCTTACTATTACAAGTCAATGCCACACAGCTTCAGCCCAATGTTGGTGATAGTTATTACTTGCAGATCCATCCTTATGGCATGTTTATTTTAGAATAA
- a CDS encoding ABC transporter permease translates to MSHTLALPEKKRRDPIFLWILIAWMAFALLPSWSLDYGLLDSTADELLTAYGWSNVNISWLWFLLPSLLLLRPLTAPKRENRARHYFDASFALFCALIAIVSATLEGRGLGYSAIILFISLGMIMKTALTRLEWLGGDSFVIGSLITVVALIGVFIIFPSIAIFIPMFKDSAGNFAPFEFIAILSQAHIVQVMLNSIALSIAVGIGCTFFGLILAIYTSRIAVRSAIIGRVFSILPIVTPPFVVGLGVTLMMGRSGYVTEFLATYAGLENTNWLYGFTGIWLAQVLAFTPMSFMILDGAIKTIHPSLEEASYTLRANRYQTFFNVFMPLLKPALANAFLIVIVQSLADFSNPLVLGGNFDVIATQIYFYITGSQLDYQSASTLGASLLVFSLLVFCVQYMWIGKRSYVTVSGKSYRGDVQPLPSSLIAFVTTILGIWVIFNILLYGSIFYGSFTVNWGVDYTLTLDNFIKLFGQGMNDGAWPSLLDTLLYAGIAAPITAILGLLIAYIVVRQDFKGKKSIEFTTMLCFAVPGTVAGVSYILAFNDSPFYLTGTAAIVIISMTMRNVPVGIRAGIAGLGQIDKSLDEASLSLRANSMRTIFYVLLPLLRPAILSALIYSFVRAITTVSAIVFLVTPDTRVATAYILNRVEDGEYGVAIAYGSILIVVMLAIIFLFDYLIGEARVSRSKAKNAQ, encoded by the coding sequence ATGTCTCATACACTCGCTTTACCTGAAAAAAAGAGGCGGGATCCCATATTTTTATGGATCCTAATTGCATGGATGGCATTTGCGTTACTACCATCATGGAGCCTTGACTACGGTCTTTTAGATTCAACAGCAGATGAATTACTCACCGCTTACGGTTGGAGTAACGTTAATATCAGTTGGCTCTGGTTTTTATTACCGAGTTTACTGCTATTGCGCCCATTAACTGCGCCTAAGCGTGAAAATCGCGCTCGCCACTATTTTGACGCGAGTTTTGCCCTATTTTGTGCATTAATTGCGATAGTCAGTGCAACCCTTGAAGGACGGGGCTTAGGTTATTCTGCGATCATCCTCTTTATTTCTTTGGGGATGATCATGAAAACTGCCTTAACACGCCTTGAATGGCTAGGCGGTGATAGCTTTGTCATCGGCTCTTTAATCACCGTTGTTGCGCTGATTGGTGTCTTTATTATCTTTCCTAGCATCGCTATTTTTATTCCGATGTTTAAAGATAGTGCAGGCAATTTTGCACCTTTTGAGTTTATCGCTATTTTAAGCCAAGCTCATATTGTGCAAGTGATGCTCAACTCTATTGCACTCTCTATTGCCGTAGGGATAGGTTGTACGTTCTTTGGTTTAATTCTAGCAATTTATACATCTCGTATTGCTGTACGCTCGGCAATTATTGGTCGTGTATTTTCTATCTTACCTATTGTTACTCCTCCCTTTGTTGTCGGTTTAGGGGTGACATTGATGATGGGACGTTCAGGTTATGTGACAGAGTTCCTCGCCACATACGCAGGACTTGAAAATACCAACTGGTTATATGGCTTTACGGGCATTTGGTTAGCGCAAGTGCTCGCCTTTACCCCTATGTCATTTATGATCTTAGATGGTGCCATTAAAACCATTCATCCTTCATTAGAAGAAGCGTCTTACACGTTAAGAGCCAACCGCTATCAAACCTTCTTTAATGTTTTTATGCCGTTACTTAAGCCAGCATTAGCCAATGCATTTTTAATTGTGATTGTGCAATCTCTTGCTGACTTTAGTAATCCCTTGGTTTTAGGGGGCAACTTTGACGTTATTGCCACACAAATTTACTTCTATATCACTGGCTCTCAACTGGATTATCAATCAGCCAGCACACTAGGTGCGTCACTCTTAGTTTTCTCACTATTAGTGTTCTGTGTGCAGTATATGTGGATTGGTAAACGCTCTTATGTCACGGTTTCTGGTAAATCTTATCGTGGTGATGTTCAACCCCTTCCATCTTCACTGATAGCGTTTGTCACAACCATTCTCGGTATTTGGGTTATTTTTAATATCCTGCTCTATGGCAGTATTTTCTACGGTAGTTTCACCGTTAACTGGGGGGTTGATTACACCTTAACACTTGATAACTTTATCAAACTATTTGGTCAAGGAATGAATGACGGGGCATGGCCTTCATTATTAGATACCTTGTTATATGCAGGTATCGCAGCGCCGATTACGGCAATTCTCGGACTATTAATTGCCTATATTGTGGTACGCCAAGACTTTAAAGGTAAAAAAAGTATCGAGTTCACAACAATGCTTTGTTTCGCCGTACCAGGAACCGTCGCCGGTGTCTCTTATATTCTTGCGTTTAACGACTCGCCGTTCTATTTAACGGGAACGGCGGCAATTGTCATTATCTCAATGACAATGCGTAACGTCCCCGTGGGAATACGTGCAGGTATTGCGGGATTAGGGCAAATTGATAAATCGCTTGATGAAGCTTCTCTAAGTTTAAGAGCGAACTCAATGAGAACCATTTTCTATGTGCTATTACCACTATTGCGCCCTGCTATTTTGTCTGCACTGATTTATAGCTTTGTGCGTGCCATTACCACTGTCAGTGCCATCGTCTTCCTTGTTACACCGGATACACGCGTTGCCACCGCGTATATTTTAAACCGTGTTGAAGATGGTGAATACGGCGTCGCAATTGCCTACGGCTCAATTTTAATCGTCGTGATGTTGGCAATTATTTTCTTATTTGACTATTTGATTGGCGAAGCCCGTGTTTCACGCTCTAAAGCCAAAAATGCACAGTAA
- a CDS encoding ABC transporter substrate-binding protein, whose amino-acid sequence MKLKTLSTLVAAGLALSAVSLSTNAAGRLVVYCSATNAMCEAETKAFAEKYDVKTTFVRNGSGSTLAKIEAEKRNPQADVWYGGTMDPHSQAGEMDLLEPYVSPNLDQIMPQFRDPAKRKGNYSSAVYVGILGFGVNKDRLKEKGIAIPTCWKDLIKPEYKGEIQIADPQSSGTAYTALATFDQLWGTEQAFDYLKKINTNISQYTKSGIAPARNAARGEAAIGIGFLHDYSLEVENGAPLELISPCEGTGYEIGGVSIIKNARNMDNAKLFVDWTLSKEAQEISWKEGKSYQILTNTSAESSPMALKLSDLKLINYDMDKYGDSEVRKELINKWVTEVKMGK is encoded by the coding sequence ATGAAATTGAAAACCCTCTCTACACTTGTTGCGGCTGGTCTTGCTCTTTCTGCGGTTAGCTTATCAACAAATGCGGCTGGCCGCTTAGTCGTTTACTGTAGTGCGACAAATGCAATGTGTGAAGCTGAAACAAAAGCCTTTGCCGAAAAGTATGATGTGAAAACGACTTTCGTTCGTAATGGTTCGGGAAGTACCTTGGCAAAAATCGAAGCTGAAAAACGTAATCCTCAAGCTGACGTTTGGTATGGTGGTACTATGGATCCTCACTCACAAGCGGGTGAAATGGATCTGCTAGAGCCTTATGTTTCTCCTAATCTCGATCAAATCATGCCACAATTTCGTGATCCCGCTAAACGTAAAGGTAACTACTCTTCTGCGGTCTATGTTGGTATTTTAGGTTTTGGCGTCAATAAAGATCGCTTAAAAGAAAAAGGTATCGCCATTCCAACGTGCTGGAAAGATCTCATTAAACCTGAATATAAAGGTGAAATTCAAATTGCCGATCCACAAAGTTCAGGAACCGCTTACACAGCACTGGCAACCTTTGACCAATTATGGGGTACTGAACAAGCCTTTGATTACCTAAAGAAAATCAATACAAATATCTCTCAATACACCAAATCAGGTATTGCACCCGCACGAAATGCAGCGCGTGGTGAAGCTGCCATTGGTATTGGCTTCCTACATGATTACTCATTAGAAGTTGAAAATGGTGCTCCACTTGAATTAATTTCACCTTGTGAGGGTACAGGCTATGAAATCGGTGGTGTCAGTATCATTAAAAATGCCCGCAATATGGATAACGCAAAATTATTCGTAGATTGGACACTTTCAAAAGAAGCTCAGGAAATTAGCTGGAAAGAAGGTAAATCTTACCAAATTCTAACCAATACCTCGGCTGAATCTTCACCTATGGCACTGAAATTATCAGACTTAAAACTCATTAACTACGACATGGATAAATATGGCGATAGTGAAGTGCGTAAAGAGTTGATTAATAAGTGGGTTACCGAAGTAAAAATGGGTAAATAA